The Lycium barbarum isolate Lr01 chromosome 10, ASM1917538v2, whole genome shotgun sequence genome includes a region encoding these proteins:
- the LOC132613088 gene encoding probable carbohydrate esterase At4g34215, producing MVFKWNILSIKSEEIVLISLFVLLIPYLWMVMMKNPKKDITTNRSTYKLNKQIFILAGQSNMAGQGGVCYGHWDGIVPPECQSNPDILKLSVSLRWEIAKEPLNYGVDCARNCGIGPGMAFANAILKKDPNFGVIGLVPCSVSGKGINWWSRGNIPYDRLLEKVRSSLRQGGELRGLLWFHGESDTITKFDATRYKPKLHKFIQDLRTDLNSPLLPLLMVVLHIPDPWFKGKFADIVRQAQIEVEIPNAVKVDANGLSLNPDGIHLTTASQIRVGNMLAEAFLCSNFTSPRKISNKAYHMMSSP from the exons ATGGTTTTCAAGTGGAATATACTGTCAATAAAAAGTGAAGAAATAGTACTAATCTCTCTGTTTGTTTTGCTTATACCCTATTTATGGATGGTGATGATGAAGAATCCTAAAAAAGATATAACAACGAATAGGAGCACCTACAAATTGAACAAACAGATATTCATATTAGCAGGGCAGAGCAATATGGCAGGTCAAGGAGGAGTATGTTACGGTCATTGGGATGGCATTGTACCACCTGAGTGCCAATCTAATCCAGATATTCTAAAGCTTAGTGTGAGTTTGCGTTGGGAAATAGCTAAGGAGCCTCTAAATTATGGGGTTGATTGTGCTAGGAATTGTGGAATTGGCCCTGGAATGGCATTTGCGAATGCAATTCTTAAGAAGGATCCAAATTTTGGTGTAATAGGTTTAGTACCTTGTTCTGTGTCTGGAAAAGGAATTAACTGGTGGTCGCGTGGGAATATTCCATATGACCGGCTGCTGGAAAAAGTCAGGAGTTCTCTTAGACAGGGAGGAGAACTTCGAGGACTCTTGTGGTTTCATGGTGAGAGTGATACAATCACCAAGTTCGATGCAACTCGTTACAAACCCAAACTCCACAAATTCATTCAAGATTTGCGCACTGACTTAAACTCTCCTCTGCTTCCACTTCTAATG GTTGTTCTGCATATTCCAGATCCATGGTTTAAAGGGAAATTTGCAGATATAGTTAGACAAGCTCAGATAGAAGTTGAAATCCCAAATGCAGTGAAGGTAGATGCTAACGGACTATCATTGAATCCTGATGGCATTCATCTCACAACTGCATCACAAATTCGAGTCGGCAATATGTTGGCTGAGGCATTTCTTTGTTCTAACTTTACATCACCTAGGAAAATTTCAAACAAGGCTTATCACATGATGTCCTCCCCTTAA